A genomic stretch from Burkholderia pyrrocinia includes:
- a CDS encoding peroxiredoxin, giving the protein MKRKLLLGAAAALVAGHALMAQAQLKPGAAAPDFTTQASLGGKTYTYSLADALKHGPVVLYFYPAAFTKGCTIEAHAFADAVDRYKAYGATVIGVSADNIDTLTKFSVSECRSKFPVAADPDAKIIREYDAKLPALDRANRVSYVISPEGKILYEYTSLSPDKHVENTLAAVKAWADAHPKQ; this is encoded by the coding sequence ATGAAGCGAAAACTGTTGCTGGGCGCCGCGGCGGCGCTGGTGGCCGGCCATGCGCTGATGGCGCAGGCGCAACTGAAGCCGGGCGCCGCGGCGCCGGACTTCACGACGCAGGCGTCGCTGGGCGGCAAGACTTACACGTACTCGCTCGCCGATGCACTGAAGCATGGACCGGTCGTGCTGTATTTCTACCCGGCCGCGTTCACGAAAGGCTGCACGATCGAGGCGCATGCGTTCGCGGATGCGGTCGACCGTTACAAGGCTTACGGCGCGACGGTGATCGGCGTATCGGCTGACAATATCGACACGCTGACGAAGTTCTCGGTGAGCGAGTGCCGTAGCAAGTTCCCGGTCGCGGCCGACCCGGACGCGAAGATCATCCGCGAATACGACGCGAAGCTGCCGGCGCTCGACCGCGCGAACCGCGTGTCCTACGTGATTTCGCCGGAAGGGAAGATTCTGTACGAATACACGAGCCTGTCGCCCGACAAGCACGTCGAGAACACGCTGGCCGCCGTGAAGGCGTGGGCCGACGCGCATCCGAAGCAGTAA
- a CDS encoding SDR family oxidoreductase, translating to MTTKVLLIGATGRTGQACADLLLKQPEFEVTALVRRHGYALPGAKVVEADLTDDFSHAFQGITHVIYAAGSAESEGAAEEEQIDRDAVARAAEYALAYNVQKLVVISSLSAYWPEQSPDALRHYSQMKREGDERVIASGVDYVILRPGPLTDTPGVGKIALTEERVEPAPPVSRQDVAWAAIEAIKLGISRKIVGFVGGGVPIEQALRA from the coding sequence ATGACGACGAAGGTACTGCTGATTGGCGCGACCGGCCGCACCGGCCAGGCCTGCGCGGATCTGCTGCTCAAGCAGCCGGAGTTCGAGGTCACGGCGCTGGTGCGCCGGCACGGCTATGCGCTGCCGGGCGCGAAGGTCGTCGAGGCAGATCTGACGGACGATTTCTCGCACGCATTCCAGGGCATCACGCACGTGATCTATGCGGCCGGCTCGGCCGAATCGGAAGGCGCGGCCGAAGAGGAGCAGATCGACCGCGACGCGGTCGCCCGCGCGGCCGAGTATGCGCTGGCGTACAACGTGCAGAAGCTGGTCGTGATCAGCTCGCTGTCCGCGTACTGGCCCGAGCAGAGCCCCGACGCGCTGCGCCACTATTCGCAGATGAAGCGCGAAGGCGACGAGCGCGTGATCGCGTCCGGCGTCGACTACGTGATCCTGCGCCCCGGCCCGCTCACGGACACGCCGGGCGTCGGCAAGATCGCGCTGACCGAGGAGCGCGTCGAGCCCGCGCCGCCGGTATCGCGCCAGGATGTCGCGTGGGCCGCGATCGAGGCGATCAAGCTCGGCATCTCGCGCAAGATCGTCGGCTTCGTCGGCGGCGGCGTGCCGATCGAGCAGGCATTGCGCGCGTAG
- a CDS encoding NYN domain-containing protein: MALPLDNVSMAVFCDFENVALGVRDAKYEKFDIQPVLERLLLKGSIVVKKAYCDWDRYKGFKASMHEASFELIEIPHVRQSGKNSADIRLVVDALDLCYTKSHVDTFVIISGDSDFSPLVSKLRENAKKVIGVGVKKSTSDLLVANCDEFIFYDDLVREQQRTLAKREQQQRAGNGGAKRPDEPSRKHDMDARKAEAIALAVETFDALASERDDVGKIWASVLKSAIKRRKPDFNESYYGFRAFGNLLDEAQARGLLEVGRDDKSGAFVSRARQPAAAEHVAAGGEGAAAHHGTRAAEPARAGRESRRRGQRPEAAVHESVQVEAQAAVVAEVADAAAVAPAVTADVAEPHGDASDGRKRARKSAAKKTGAKKGTAAKNAGRHEAGKPDDTAHGAAQHGGDKHAHDKHADDAHRDAGHGDDRHAAVTHAEPAAGDFGGEVAAAQPSHDAAPVESAAEAPAAAKPKKPARKAAPRARRPRKTAATE, translated from the coding sequence ATGGCATTACCCCTGGACAACGTCAGCATGGCCGTGTTCTGCGACTTCGAGAACGTCGCGCTCGGCGTGCGCGACGCGAAGTACGAGAAATTCGACATCCAGCCCGTGCTGGAGCGCTTGCTGCTGAAGGGCAGCATCGTCGTGAAGAAGGCCTATTGCGACTGGGATCGCTACAAGGGCTTCAAGGCGTCGATGCACGAGGCGAGCTTCGAGCTGATCGAGATTCCGCACGTGCGCCAGTCGGGCAAGAATTCGGCCGACATCCGGCTCGTCGTGGACGCGCTCGATCTCTGCTACACGAAGTCGCACGTCGATACGTTCGTGATCATCAGCGGCGACTCGGATTTTTCGCCGCTCGTGTCGAAGCTGCGCGAGAACGCGAAGAAGGTGATCGGCGTCGGCGTGAAGAAATCGACGTCGGACCTGCTGGTCGCGAACTGCGACGAATTCATCTTCTACGACGACCTGGTGCGCGAGCAGCAGCGCACGCTCGCGAAGCGCGAACAACAGCAGCGCGCCGGCAACGGCGGCGCGAAGCGGCCCGACGAGCCGTCGCGCAAGCACGACATGGATGCGCGCAAGGCCGAGGCGATCGCGCTGGCGGTCGAGACGTTCGACGCGCTCGCGTCGGAGCGCGACGACGTCGGCAAGATCTGGGCGTCGGTGCTCAAGAGCGCGATCAAGCGCCGCAAGCCGGATTTCAACGAGTCGTACTACGGGTTCCGCGCGTTCGGCAACCTGCTCGACGAGGCGCAGGCGCGCGGTCTGCTCGAAGTGGGGCGCGACGACAAGTCGGGCGCGTTCGTGTCGCGGGCACGTCAGCCGGCGGCTGCGGAGCACGTTGCGGCCGGTGGTGAAGGCGCCGCTGCGCACCACGGCACGCGCGCGGCGGAGCCGGCGCGGGCCGGGCGCGAATCGCGGCGTCGCGGGCAGCGGCCGGAAGCGGCCGTGCACGAAAGCGTGCAGGTCGAAGCGCAGGCGGCGGTCGTTGCCGAAGTCGCCGACGCAGCGGCGGTCGCGCCTGCCGTCACGGCTGATGTGGCCGAACCGCACGGCGACGCGAGCGACGGCCGCAAGCGTGCGCGCAAGAGTGCGGCGAAGAAGACCGGCGCGAAGAAGGGCACCGCCGCGAAGAACGCCGGCCGTCACGAGGCCGGGAAGCCGGACGACACCGCGCATGGCGCGGCGCAGCACGGTGGCGACAAGCACGCGCACGACAAGCATGCCGACGACGCACATCGCGATGCGGGGCATGGCGACGACCGGCACGCCGCGGTGACGCACGCCGAGCCGGCGGCCGGCGATTTCGGCGGCGAGGTTGCCGCGGCGCAGCCGTCGCATGACGCCGCGCCGGTCGAATCGGCTGCCGAAGCACCGGCCGCTGCCAAGCCGAAGAAGCCGGCCCGCAAGGCGGCGCCGCGCGCGCGTCGTCCGCGCAAGACGGCGGCTACCGAGTAA
- a CDS encoding VOC family protein → MNVQLNHTIVWCRDKHASSRFLTELLELPPPTPFGAMLVVALDNGVSLDFYEKTGEITAQHYAFLIDEAGFDRVFARIRERGLPHWADPAKRQPGDIYRHNGGRGVYFDDPDGHFLEVMTRPYVLNG, encoded by the coding sequence ATGAACGTCCAGTTGAACCACACGATCGTCTGGTGCCGCGACAAGCACGCGTCGAGCCGCTTCCTCACCGAGCTTCTGGAACTGCCGCCGCCGACGCCGTTCGGCGCGATGCTGGTCGTCGCGCTCGACAACGGCGTATCGCTCGATTTTTACGAAAAGACGGGGGAGATCACGGCGCAGCATTACGCGTTCCTGATCGACGAAGCCGGTTTCGACCGCGTGTTCGCCCGCATTCGCGAGCGCGGGCTGCCGCACTGGGCCGATCCGGCCAAGCGGCAACCCGGCGACATCTACCGCCACAACGGCGGCCGCGGCGTCTATTTCGACGATCCGGACGGCCATTTCCTCGAAGTGATGACGCGGCCGTATGTGCTGAACGGTTAG
- a CDS encoding efflux RND transporter permease subunit, protein MNLSRPFITRPVATTLLALGVALAGLFAFIKLPVSPLPQVDFPTISVQASLPGASPETVATSVTSPLERHLGSIADVSEMTSTSTVGNARIILQFGLNRDIDGAARDVQAAINAARADLPAALKSNPTYRKVNPADSPIMVVSLTSETSSPAKLYDAASTVLQQSLSQIDGIGQVSVSGSANPAVRVELEPQALFHYGIGLEDVRAALASANANAPKGAIEFGPQRYQLYTNDQASDASQYRDLVVAYRNGSAVRLSDLSDVVDSVEDLRNLGLANGKRAVLVILYRSPGANIIETIDRVHAALPQLTASLPADITVTPVLDRSTTIRASLKDTQHTLLIAVSLVVMVVFLFLRNWRATLIPSVAVPISIIGTFGAMYLLGFSIDNLSLMALIVATGFVVDDAIVVLENISRHIENGKSRMQAAFDGAREVGFTVLSMSISLVAVFLPILLMGGIVGRLFREFALTLSLAIAVSLAVSLTVTPMMCARLLPESHDPRNEGRFGRFLERGFARMQRGYERSLSWALRRPLLILMTLFATIGLNVYLYIVVPKGFFPQQDTGLMIGGIQADQSTSFQAMKLKFSEMMRIVQSNPNVKSVAGFTGGTQTNSGFMFVTLKDRTERKLSADQVIQQLRPPLADVAGARTFLQAAQDIRVGGRQSNAQYQFTLLGDSSADLYKWAPILTEALQKRPELTDVNSDQQQGGLEAMVTIDRATAARFGIKPAQIDNTLYDAFGQRQVSTIYNPLNQYHVVMEVAPKYWQSPEMLNQVWISTSGGSANGSQTTNAAAGTYVATSAGTSSAGTAAQSAAAIASDSARNQALNSIAASGKSSASSGASVSTSKSTMIPLSSIATFGPSTTPLSVNHQGLFVATTISFNLPPGVSLSQATQVIYQTMAQIGVPPTIVGSFQGTAQAFQQSLNDQPILILAALLAVYIVLGILYESYIHPITILSTLPSAGVGALLALLLFKTEFSIIALIGVILLIGIVKKNAIMMVDFAIDQTRNNRKSSFDAIHEACLLRFRPIMMTTMAALLGALPLAFGSGDGAELRAPLGIAIAGGLVVSQVLTLYTTPVVYLYMDRLRVWAEKRRNRRNPGGPAVAGE, encoded by the coding sequence ATGAACCTGTCGCGCCCCTTCATCACCCGCCCTGTCGCGACCACGCTGCTCGCGCTCGGCGTCGCACTCGCGGGCCTGTTCGCGTTCATCAAGCTGCCGGTGTCGCCGCTGCCGCAGGTCGACTTCCCGACCATCTCGGTGCAGGCGTCGCTGCCCGGCGCGAGCCCCGAGACCGTCGCGACCAGCGTGACGAGCCCGCTCGAGCGGCATCTCGGCTCGATCGCCGACGTCTCCGAGATGACGTCGACGAGCACGGTCGGCAACGCGCGGATCATCCTGCAGTTCGGCCTGAACCGCGACATCGACGGCGCCGCGCGCGACGTGCAGGCCGCGATCAACGCGGCGCGCGCCGACCTGCCCGCCGCGCTGAAGAGCAACCCGACCTACCGCAAGGTCAACCCGGCCGATTCGCCGATCATGGTCGTGTCGCTCACGTCGGAAACCTCGTCGCCGGCGAAGCTGTACGACGCGGCGTCGACGGTGCTGCAGCAATCGCTGTCGCAGATCGACGGGATCGGCCAGGTGTCGGTCAGCGGCTCCGCCAACCCGGCCGTGCGCGTCGAACTCGAACCGCAGGCGCTGTTCCACTACGGGATCGGCCTCGAGGACGTGCGCGCGGCGCTCGCGTCCGCAAACGCGAACGCACCGAAGGGCGCGATCGAATTCGGCCCGCAGCGCTACCAGCTCTATACGAACGACCAGGCCTCCGACGCGTCGCAATACCGCGACCTCGTCGTCGCATACCGCAACGGCTCGGCCGTGCGGCTGTCCGACCTGTCCGACGTCGTCGATTCGGTCGAGGATCTGCGCAACCTGGGCCTCGCGAACGGCAAGCGCGCGGTGCTCGTGATCCTGTACCGCTCGCCCGGCGCGAACATCATCGAGACGATCGACCGCGTGCACGCGGCGCTGCCGCAGCTCACCGCGTCGCTGCCGGCCGACATCACGGTCACGCCCGTGCTCGACCGGTCGACGACGATCCGCGCATCGCTGAAGGACACCCAGCACACGCTGCTGATTGCGGTCAGCCTCGTCGTGATGGTCGTGTTCCTGTTCCTGCGCAACTGGCGCGCGACGCTGATCCCGAGCGTCGCGGTGCCGATCTCGATCATCGGCACGTTCGGCGCGATGTACCTGCTCGGCTTCTCGATCGACAACCTGTCGCTGATGGCGCTGATCGTCGCGACCGGCTTCGTCGTCGACGACGCGATCGTCGTGCTCGAGAACATCTCGCGGCACATCGAGAACGGCAAGTCGCGGATGCAGGCCGCATTCGACGGCGCGCGCGAGGTCGGCTTCACGGTGCTGTCGATGAGCATCTCGCTCGTCGCCGTGTTCCTGCCGATCCTGCTGATGGGCGGCATCGTCGGGCGCCTGTTCCGCGAGTTCGCGCTGACGCTGTCGCTCGCGATCGCCGTATCGCTCGCGGTGTCGCTCACCGTCACGCCGATGATGTGCGCGCGCCTCTTGCCCGAGTCGCACGACCCGCGAAACGAAGGCCGCTTCGGGCGCTTCCTCGAGCGCGGCTTCGCACGCATGCAGCGCGGCTACGAGCGCTCGCTGTCGTGGGCGCTGCGCCGGCCGCTGCTGATCCTGATGACCCTGTTCGCCACGATCGGGCTGAACGTCTACCTGTACATCGTCGTGCCCAAGGGCTTCTTCCCGCAGCAGGACACCGGGCTGATGATCGGCGGCATCCAGGCCGACCAGTCGACGTCGTTCCAGGCGATGAAGCTGAAGTTCTCCGAAATGATGCGGATCGTGCAGAGCAATCCGAACGTGAAGAGCGTCGCGGGCTTCACCGGCGGCACGCAGACCAACTCGGGCTTCATGTTCGTCACGCTGAAGGACCGCACCGAGCGCAAGCTGTCGGCCGACCAGGTGATCCAGCAACTGCGCCCGCCGCTGGCGGACGTCGCGGGCGCGCGCACATTCCTGCAGGCCGCGCAGGACATCCGCGTCGGCGGCCGGCAGAGCAACGCGCAGTACCAGTTCACGCTGCTCGGCGATTCGAGCGCCGACCTGTACAAGTGGGCGCCGATCCTGACCGAGGCGCTGCAAAAGCGCCCCGAGCTGACCGACGTGAACTCCGACCAGCAGCAAGGCGGCCTCGAAGCGATGGTGACGATCGACCGCGCGACGGCCGCGCGGTTCGGCATCAAGCCCGCGCAGATCGACAACACGCTGTACGACGCGTTCGGCCAGCGCCAGGTCTCGACGATCTACAACCCGCTGAACCAGTACCACGTCGTGATGGAAGTCGCGCCGAAATACTGGCAGAGCCCCGAGATGCTGAACCAGGTATGGATCAGCACGTCGGGCGGCAGCGCGAACGGCTCGCAGACCACCAATGCGGCAGCCGGCACCTACGTCGCGACGTCGGCCGGCACGTCGAGCGCCGGCACGGCCGCGCAGAGCGCCGCGGCGATCGCGTCCGATTCCGCGCGCAACCAGGCGCTCAACTCGATCGCGGCCAGCGGCAAGTCGAGCGCGTCGTCGGGCGCGTCGGTATCGACGTCGAAGTCGACGATGATCCCGCTGTCGTCGATCGCGACGTTCGGGCCGAGCACGACGCCGCTGTCGGTCAACCACCAGGGGCTGTTCGTCGCGACGACGATCTCGTTCAACCTGCCGCCCGGCGTGTCGCTGTCGCAGGCGACGCAGGTGATCTACCAGACGATGGCGCAGATCGGCGTCCCGCCGACGATCGTCGGCAGCTTCCAGGGCACCGCACAGGCGTTCCAGCAGTCGCTGAACGACCAGCCGATCCTGATCCTCGCCGCGCTGCTGGCCGTCTATATCGTGCTCGGGATCCTGTACGAGAGCTACATCCACCCGATCACGATCCTGTCGACGCTGCCGTCGGCCGGCGTCGGCGCGCTGCTCGCGCTGCTGCTGTTCAAGACCGAGTTCAGCATCATCGCGCTGATCGGCGTGATCCTGCTGATCGGCATCGTGAAGAAGAACGCGATCATGATGGTCGATTTCGCGATCGACCAGACGCGCAACAACCGCAAGTCGTCGTTCGACGCGATCCACGAGGCGTGCCTGCTGCGCTTCCGTCCGATCATGATGACGACGATGGCGGCGCTGCTCGGCGCGCTGCCGCTCGCGTTCGGCAGCGGCGACGGCGCCGAGCTGCGCGCGCCGCTCGGGATCGCGATCGCCGGCGGCCTGGTCGTGTCGCAAGTGCTGACGCTCTATACGACGCCCGTCGTCTATCTGTACATGGACCGGCTGCGCGTGTGGGCCGAGAAGCGGCGCAACCGCCGGAATCCGGGCGGGCCGGCGGTCGCCGGGGAATGA
- a CDS encoding MdtB/MuxB family multidrug efflux RND transporter permease subunit, with protein sequence MNPSRLFILRPVGTALLMAAIMLAGLVALRFLPLAALPEVDYPTIQVQTFYPGASPEVMTSSVTAPLERQFGQMPSLNQMSSQSSAGASVITLQFSLDLPLDIAEQEVQAAINAAGNLLPSDLPAPPIYAKVNPADAPVITLAVKSKTLPLTQVQDLADTRLAMKISQIAGVGLVSLSGGNRPAVRIQANPTALAQYGMNLDDLRTTISNLNVNTPKGNFDGPTRAYTINANDQLTSADQYNSAVVAYKNGRPVMLTDVATVVAGSENTKLGAWVNSEPAIILNVQRQPGANVIQTVDAIKAQLPKLQETLPAALDVQIVTDRTTMIRAAVRDVQFELLLAVGLVVLVMYLFLANVYATIIPSLSVPLSLIGTLAVMYLAGFSLNNLSLMALTIATGFVVDDAIVMIENIARYVEEGESGLEAALKGSRQIGFTIISLTVSLIAVLIPLLFMGDVVGRLFHEFAITLAVTIVISAIVSLTLVPMMCAKLLRHSPPPESHRFEARVHQTIDWVIARYAVALEWVLNRQRSTLVVALLTLVLTGLLYVYIPKGFFPAQDTGVIQAITQAPQSISYGAMAERQQALATEILKDPNVVSLTSFIGVDGSNITLNSGRMLINLKARDERSETAAQIIRDLQHRVANITGISLFMQSVQDLTIDSTVSPTQYQFMLTSPNSDEFATWVPKLVARLQQEPSLADVATDLQSNGQSVYIEIDRASAARFGITPATVDNALYDAFGQRIVSTIFTQSNQYRVILESEPKEQHYAQSLNDIYLPSAGGGQVPLSSIASFHERPSPLLVAHLSQFPSTTISFNLAPGASLGEAVKAIEAAEKDIALPASFQTRFQGAALAFQASLSNQIFLILAAIITMYIVLGVLYESYIHPITILSTLPSAGVGALLALMITGHDLDIIGIIGIVLLIGIVKKNAIMMIDFALEAERVEGKPAREAIFQACLLRFRPILMTTLAALLGAVPLIVGSGAGSELRQPLGIAIAGGLIVSQVLTLFTTPVIYLGFDSLARRVRGWFERHGPGAGTRTDA encoded by the coding sequence ATGAATCCATCCCGCCTCTTCATTCTCCGGCCGGTCGGCACCGCCCTCCTGATGGCGGCGATCATGCTGGCCGGCCTCGTCGCGCTGCGCTTCCTGCCGCTCGCCGCGCTGCCCGAGGTCGACTATCCGACGATCCAGGTCCAGACCTTCTACCCGGGCGCGAGCCCGGAGGTGATGACCTCGTCGGTCACCGCGCCGCTCGAACGGCAGTTCGGGCAGATGCCGTCGCTGAACCAGATGTCGTCGCAAAGCTCGGCCGGCGCGTCGGTGATCACGCTGCAGTTCTCGCTCGACCTGCCGCTCGACATCGCCGAGCAGGAAGTGCAGGCCGCGATCAACGCGGCCGGCAACCTGCTGCCGTCCGACCTCCCTGCCCCGCCGATCTACGCGAAGGTCAATCCGGCCGACGCGCCGGTGATCACGCTCGCCGTCAAGTCGAAGACGCTGCCGCTCACGCAGGTGCAGGATCTGGCCGACACGCGGCTCGCGATGAAGATCTCGCAGATCGCGGGCGTCGGCCTCGTCAGCCTGTCGGGCGGCAACCGCCCGGCCGTGCGGATCCAGGCGAACCCGACCGCGCTCGCGCAGTACGGGATGAACCTCGACGACCTGCGCACGACGATCTCGAACCTGAACGTGAACACGCCGAAGGGCAACTTCGACGGCCCGACGCGCGCCTACACGATCAACGCGAACGACCAGCTCACGAGCGCCGACCAGTACAACAGCGCCGTCGTCGCGTACAAGAACGGCCGCCCGGTGATGCTCACCGACGTCGCGACGGTCGTCGCCGGCTCGGAGAACACCAAGCTCGGCGCGTGGGTGAATTCGGAGCCCGCGATCATCCTGAACGTGCAGCGCCAGCCCGGCGCGAACGTGATCCAGACGGTGGACGCGATCAAGGCGCAGTTGCCGAAGCTGCAGGAAACGCTGCCGGCCGCGCTCGACGTGCAGATCGTCACCGACCGCACGACGATGATCCGCGCGGCCGTGCGCGACGTGCAGTTCGAGCTGCTGCTCGCGGTCGGGCTGGTCGTGCTGGTGATGTACCTGTTCCTCGCGAACGTCTACGCGACGATCATCCCGAGCCTGTCGGTGCCGCTGTCGCTGATCGGCACGCTCGCGGTGATGTACCTGGCCGGCTTCTCGCTGAACAACCTGTCGCTGATGGCGCTCACCATCGCGACCGGCTTCGTCGTCGACGACGCGATCGTGATGATCGAGAACATCGCGCGCTACGTCGAGGAAGGCGAATCGGGGCTCGAGGCCGCGCTGAAGGGCTCGCGGCAGATCGGCTTCACGATCATCTCGCTGACGGTGTCGCTGATCGCGGTGCTGATCCCGCTGCTGTTCATGGGCGACGTGGTCGGGCGCCTGTTCCATGAATTCGCGATCACGCTCGCGGTGACGATCGTGATCTCGGCGATCGTGTCGCTCACGCTCGTGCCGATGATGTGCGCGAAGCTGCTGCGCCATTCGCCGCCGCCGGAGAGCCACCGCTTCGAGGCGCGCGTGCACCAGACGATCGACTGGGTGATCGCGCGCTACGCGGTCGCGCTCGAATGGGTGCTGAACCGCCAGCGCTCGACGCTCGTCGTCGCGCTGCTGACGCTCGTGCTGACCGGCCTGCTTTACGTCTACATACCGAAGGGCTTCTTCCCCGCGCAGGACACCGGCGTGATCCAGGCGATCACGCAGGCGCCGCAGTCGATCTCGTACGGTGCGATGGCCGAACGCCAGCAGGCGCTCGCGACCGAGATCCTGAAGGATCCGAACGTCGTCAGCCTCACGTCGTTCATCGGCGTCGACGGCAGCAACATCACGCTGAACAGCGGCCGGATGCTGATCAACCTGAAGGCGCGCGACGAGCGCTCCGAGACGGCGGCGCAGATCATCCGCGACCTGCAGCACCGCGTCGCGAACATCACGGGCATTTCGCTGTTCATGCAGTCGGTGCAGGATCTGACGATCGACTCGACCGTCAGCCCGACGCAGTACCAGTTCATGCTGACGAGCCCGAACTCGGACGAGTTCGCGACCTGGGTGCCGAAGCTCGTCGCGCGGCTGCAGCAGGAACCGTCGCTCGCCGACGTCGCGACCGACCTGCAGAGCAACGGCCAGTCCGTCTACATCGAGATCGACCGCGCGAGCGCCGCGCGCTTCGGCATCACGCCGGCAACCGTCGACAACGCGCTGTACGACGCGTTCGGCCAGCGCATCGTGTCGACCATCTTCACGCAGTCGAACCAGTACCGCGTGATTCTCGAGTCCGAACCGAAGGAGCAGCACTACGCGCAATCGCTGAACGACATCTACCTGCCGTCGGCCGGCGGCGGCCAGGTGCCGCTGTCGTCGATCGCGTCGTTCCACGAGCGGCCGTCGCCGCTGCTGGTCGCGCACCTGTCGCAGTTCCCGTCGACGACCATCTCGTTCAACCTCGCACCCGGCGCGTCGCTCGGCGAGGCCGTCAAGGCGATCGAGGCCGCCGAGAAGGACATCGCGCTGCCTGCGTCGTTCCAGACGCGCTTCCAGGGCGCGGCACTCGCATTCCAGGCATCGCTGTCGAACCAGATCTTCCTGATCCTCGCGGCGATCATCACGATGTACATCGTGCTCGGCGTGCTGTACGAAAGCTACATCCACCCGATCACGATCCTGTCGACGCTGCCGTCGGCCGGCGTCGGCGCGCTGCTCGCGCTGATGATCACCGGGCACGACCTCGACATCATCGGGATCATCGGCATCGTGCTGCTGATCGGCATCGTGAAGAAGAACGCGATCATGATGATCGACTTCGCGCTCGAGGCCGAGCGCGTCGAAGGCAAGCCGGCGCGCGAGGCGATCTTCCAGGCGTGCCTGCTGCGCTTCCGGCCGATCCTGATGACGACGCTCGCCGCGCTGCTCGGCGCGGTGCCGCTGATCGTCGGCTCCGGCGCGGGCTCCGAGCTGCGCCAGCCGCTCGGGATCGCGATCGCCGGCGGCCTGATCGTGTCGCAAGTGCTGACGCTGTTCACGACGCCCGTGATCTACCTCGGCTTCGACTCGCTCGCGCGCCGCGTGCGCGGCTGGTTCGAACGCCACGGCCCCGGTGCCGGCACGCGCACGGATGCGTAA
- a CDS encoding MdtA/MuxA family multidrug efflux RND transporter periplasmic adaptor subunit: MDNEQNPTPPSKDPASPAARRPRRTLMIGTLAVVVIGGLLWWHPWNRTSAAQPGAGSAAQGASGAGGHRGRGGPAAMANVPQPVQVATATQGEMPIVLSALGTVTPLANVTVKTQLSGYLQSVSFQEGQIVKKGDVLAQIDPRPYQVSLENAEGTFARDSALLATARLDLKRYQTLLSQDSIASQTVDTQKSLVKQYEGAVKTDQAAIDSAKLNLTYARITAPVSGRVGLRQVDPGNYVTPGDSTGIVVITQLQPMSVIFTTSEDNLPQILKQVNAGQKLSVTAYNRDNTVPLETGSLATLDNQIDTSTGTVKLRANFDNKEGMLFPNQFVNTRLLVDVMRDATIVPTSAVLTGSIGQFVYVVKPDNTVTVRKVKPGPVDGERTSIVSGIALGERVVTDGSDRLREGAKISIPADKPKGASGARGAGAASGASGAGGHRGGHPHGASQAAAR, encoded by the coding sequence ATGGATAACGAACAAAATCCCACGCCCCCTTCGAAAGATCCCGCATCTCCCGCCGCACGGCGCCCGCGCCGCACGCTGATGATCGGGACGCTCGCGGTCGTCGTCATCGGCGGCCTGCTGTGGTGGCACCCGTGGAACCGCACGTCGGCGGCCCAGCCGGGTGCCGGCAGCGCGGCCCAGGGCGCGAGCGGCGCCGGCGGCCATCGCGGCCGCGGCGGCCCCGCCGCGATGGCGAACGTTCCGCAGCCGGTGCAGGTGGCGACCGCGACGCAGGGCGAGATGCCGATCGTGCTGTCCGCGCTCGGCACCGTGACGCCGCTCGCGAACGTGACGGTGAAGACGCAGTTGTCGGGCTATCTGCAGTCGGTGTCGTTCCAGGAAGGCCAGATCGTCAAGAAAGGCGACGTGCTCGCGCAGATCGACCCGCGCCCGTACCAGGTGTCGCTCGAGAACGCCGAAGGCACATTCGCGCGCGACTCGGCACTGCTCGCGACAGCGCGCCTCGACCTGAAGCGCTACCAGACGCTGCTGTCGCAGGACTCGATCGCTTCGCAAACCGTCGATACGCAGAAATCGCTCGTCAAGCAATACGAAGGCGCGGTGAAGACCGACCAGGCCGCGATCGATTCCGCGAAGCTGAACCTCACGTATGCACGCATCACGGCGCCCGTGTCGGGCCGCGTCGGCCTGCGCCAGGTCGACCCCGGCAACTACGTGACGCCGGGCGACAGCACCGGCATCGTCGTGATCACGCAGCTGCAGCCGATGAGCGTGATCTTCACGACATCGGAAGACAACCTGCCGCAGATCCTCAAGCAGGTGAACGCGGGCCAGAAGCTGTCGGTCACCGCATACAACCGCGACAACACGGTGCCGCTCGAGACGGGCTCGCTCGCGACGCTCGACAACCAGATCGACACGAGCACGGGCACGGTCAAGCTGCGCGCGAACTTCGATAACAAGGAAGGCATGCTGTTCCCGAATCAGTTCGTGAACACGCGGCTGCTCGTCGACGTGATGCGCGATGCGACGATCGTGCCGACGTCCGCGGTGCTGACGGGTTCGATCGGCCAGTTCGTCTACGTCGTGAAACCCGACAACACGGTGACGGTGCGCAAGGTCAAGCCCGGCCCGGTCGACGGCGAACGCACGAGCATCGTCAGCGGCATCGCGCTCGGCGAGCGCGTGGTGACCGACGGCTCCGACCGCCTGCGCGAAGGCGCGAAGATCTCGATCCCGGCCGACAAGCCGAAAGGCGCGTCGGGCGCGCGCGGCGCCGGCGCGGCGTCGGGTGCATCGGGCGCCGGCGGCCATCGCGGCGGACACCCGCACGGCGCGTCGCAAGCAGCGGCCCGATAA